From the genome of Desulfobaculum xiamenense, one region includes:
- a CDS encoding ABC transporter permease — MKTERTTHRAAPTATVSALHEGGLALSGRLDAAGTAAVWSEALRIARAASATPLTVDMTHVTFLDGSGAALVAELRAVAASRGTTAELRGLSEERAHLVELLTGGDFSPKARPAPEKGLITQIGREASAIGRDMYALVAFVGESARALWHSLFRPGTVRWRDYLRTCETAGVNALPIIALIGFLMGLITAFQSAVPMRRFGADIYVANLLGLSMLRELGPLVTAILLAGRSGSAFAAEIGTMTVNEEVDALRTMGLDPVQFLMVPRVLAAMTVTPFLTIFFNLFALLGGAVVVTGFGYPFVVYATRALSNVTVGDVMGGLFKALVFSVLVAGVGCLRGLETGTGASAVGESTTSSVVSGLVLIAVSDGILATIYYALGI, encoded by the coding sequence ATGAAGACCGAGCGCACCACACATCGCGCCGCCCCAACGGCGACGGTTTCAGCCCTGCACGAGGGCGGACTCGCCCTGTCCGGCCGTCTCGACGCCGCAGGAACGGCCGCCGTCTGGAGCGAGGCCCTGCGTATCGCCCGCGCGGCGAGCGCCACGCCTCTCACAGTGGACATGACGCACGTCACCTTCCTCGACGGGTCAGGAGCCGCCCTCGTGGCGGAACTGCGGGCCGTCGCGGCGTCGCGCGGGACGACTGCCGAACTGCGCGGCCTGTCGGAGGAGCGTGCGCACCTCGTGGAACTGCTGACGGGCGGGGACTTTTCGCCCAAGGCGCGTCCGGCCCCAGAAAAGGGACTCATCACGCAGATCGGCCGGGAGGCCAGCGCTATCGGGCGCGACATGTACGCGCTGGTGGCCTTCGTGGGCGAAAGCGCTCGGGCGCTGTGGCACTCGCTCTTCCGACCTGGCACCGTGCGCTGGCGCGACTACCTGCGAACCTGCGAAACGGCAGGCGTGAACGCGCTGCCCATCATCGCGCTCATCGGCTTCCTCATGGGGCTCATCACTGCCTTCCAGTCCGCGGTGCCCATGCGCCGCTTCGGCGCGGACATCTACGTGGCCAACCTGCTGGGGCTATCCATGTTGCGCGAGTTGGGACCGCTGGTCACGGCCATCCTGCTGGCCGGTCGCTCCGGCTCGGCCTTCGCCGCCGAAATCGGGACCATGACCGTCAACGAGGAGGTAGACGCGCTGCGCACCATGGGCCTCGACCCCGTGCAGTTCCTCATGGTCCCCCGCGTGCTGGCGGCCATGACCGTCACGCCATTTCTCACGATATTCTTCAACCTTTTCGCACTGCTCGGCGGCGCGGTGGTGGTGACCGGCTTCGGGTATCCGTTCGTCGTCTACGCCACGCGCGCCCTGTCCAACGTCACTGTCGGCGACGTGATGGGAGGCCTGTTCAAGGCGCTGGTGTTCAGCGTGCTCGTGGCCGGAGTGGGCTGCCTGCGCGGACTGGAGACCGGCACCGGCGCAAGCGCCGTGGGCGAATCCACGACATCGAGCGTGGTCAGCGGACTGGTGCTCATCGCCGTGTCGGACGGCATTCTCGCCACCATCTACTATGCACTTGGAATCTGA
- a CDS encoding PH domain-containing protein, whose amino-acid sequence MNRLFPVPMRGVVIGMLLVFAASVTAATIWSFRSGIMWTGICLLAVAVPITALYWYMLYVNPSRTRIIVDEGRVFVEAPPFLRATVTLDTVTRAFVTDLDTDETLNPLKKERCMAYFGYRSGMFMLPAGREAVVVSRSSRVLCLKTPDLFYILGPKDLDGLVEAVRASIPVDTGN is encoded by the coding sequence ATGAATAGACTCTTCCCCGTGCCCATGCGCGGCGTGGTGATTGGCATGCTGCTCGTGTTCGCGGCCTCCGTCACCGCCGCCACCATCTGGAGCTTCCGCTCCGGCATCATGTGGACCGGCATCTGTCTTCTGGCCGTGGCCGTGCCCATCACGGCGCTCTACTGGTACATGCTCTACGTGAACCCCTCGCGCACGCGCATCATCGTGGATGAGGGACGGGTGTTCGTCGAGGCTCCGCCCTTCCTGCGCGCCACCGTCACCCTCGATACCGTGACCCGCGCCTTTGTTACAGACCTCGACACGGACGAGACGCTCAATCCGCTGAAGAAGGAGCGCTGCATGGCCTACTTCGGCTACCGCTCCGGCATGTTCATGCTGCCTGCGGGCCGCGAGGCCGTGGTGGTCAGCCGCTCCTCGCGCGTGTTGTGCCTCAAGACGCCTGATTTGTTCTACATCCTCGGCCCAAAGGATCTCGACGGACTCGTCGAGGCCGTTCGCGCCAGCATTCCGGTGGACACCGGCAACTAG
- the hcp gene encoding hydroxylamine reductase, producing MFCYQCEQRAAGACTKIGVCGKKPDVAALQDLLTYLLRGLAVVAREGRRVGVTDREADRFMAVGLFSTLTNVNFDPDRFHDLAARAIELREGLKVRVKAAGGAATYAERAANYTPAAGADLAAEGERCGLGVDHSADADIRSLQHTVLFGLRGVAAYADHARILGQESDEVYAFMHEGMAAIYDDLDLGAWVALALRTGEVNLKVMELLDAANTGTYGHPVPTEVPLGPRRGKAILVSGHDLKDLRDLLEQTEGKGISVYTHGEMLPCHGYPELKKFAHFHGHYGTAWQNQQKEFAAFPGAILMTTNCIQKPASSYMDNIFTTGLVGWPGATHVKNGDFGPVIDKALAMDGFAADEDRGSVLTGFAHNAVLGVADKVIDAVKSGAIRHFFLVAGCDGAKPGRNYYTEFVEKVPADCVVLTLACGKFRFFDKKLGDIGGIPRLLDVGQCNDAYSAIRIAVALAEAFGCGVNDLPLSMVLSWYEQKAVAILLTLLHLGIKDIRLGPTLPEFITPNVLGVLVENYGIRPITTPDEDLAAILG from the coding sequence ATGTTCTGTTACCAGTGCGAACAGCGGGCCGCCGGGGCCTGCACCAAGATTGGCGTGTGCGGAAAGAAGCCGGACGTGGCCGCCCTTCAGGATCTGCTGACCTATCTGCTGCGCGGCCTCGCCGTGGTCGCCCGCGAAGGGCGGCGCGTGGGCGTGACGGACCGCGAGGCGGACCGCTTCATGGCCGTCGGCCTTTTCTCCACGCTGACCAACGTCAATTTTGATCCGGACCGCTTCCACGACCTTGCCGCCCGCGCTATCGAATTGCGCGAGGGGCTGAAGGTCCGCGTGAAAGCTGCGGGTGGAGCCGCCACCTACGCCGAGCGCGCCGCGAACTATACTCCCGCCGCCGGGGCGGACCTCGCGGCCGAGGGCGAGCGCTGCGGGCTGGGCGTCGATCACTCCGCCGATGCGGATATCCGCTCGTTGCAGCACACGGTGCTCTTCGGTCTGCGCGGTGTGGCCGCCTACGCCGATCATGCGCGGATTCTCGGGCAGGAGAGCGACGAGGTGTACGCCTTCATGCACGAGGGCATGGCCGCCATTTACGACGATCTGGACCTTGGCGCATGGGTGGCGTTGGCGCTTCGCACCGGCGAGGTGAACCTCAAGGTCATGGAGCTTCTGGACGCCGCCAATACCGGAACGTACGGGCACCCCGTGCCCACTGAGGTGCCGCTTGGCCCGCGTAGGGGTAAGGCCATCCTCGTTTCCGGGCATGACCTGAAGGACCTGCGCGACCTCTTGGAGCAGACCGAGGGCAAGGGCATCAGCGTCTACACCCATGGCGAGATGCTGCCCTGTCACGGGTATCCGGAACTGAAGAAGTTTGCCCATTTCCACGGGCATTACGGCACCGCGTGGCAGAACCAGCAGAAGGAATTCGCGGCGTTCCCCGGTGCCATCCTCATGACCACAAACTGCATCCAGAAGCCCGCGTCGTCGTACATGGACAACATCTTCACCACCGGCCTCGTGGGCTGGCCCGGCGCGACGCACGTGAAGAACGGCGACTTCGGACCGGTCATCGACAAGGCGCTGGCCATGGACGGATTCGCCGCCGACGAAGACCGGGGCAGTGTGCTGACCGGCTTTGCCCACAACGCCGTGCTCGGCGTGGCCGACAAGGTCATCGACGCGGTGAAGTCCGGCGCGATCCGCCACTTCTTCCTCGTCGCCGGGTGTGACGGGGCCAAGCCCGGTCGCAACTACTACACCGAGTTCGTGGAGAAGGTCCCCGCCGACTGCGTGGTGCTGACCCTCGCTTGCGGCAAGTTCCGCTTTTTCGACAAGAAACTCGGCGACATTGGCGGCATCCCCCGCCTGCTTGACGTGGGGCAGTGCAACGACGCCTACTCCGCCATCCGCATCGCCGTGGCCCTTGCCGAGGCCTTCGGCTGCGGTGTGAATGATCTGCCGCTGTCCATGGTCCTCTCGTGGTACGAGCAGAAGGCCGTGGCCATCCTGCTGACACTGCTGCATCTGGGAATCAAGGATATCCGTCTCGGGCCCACGCTGCCGGAGTTCATCACGCCAAACGTCCTTGGCGTGCTGGTCGAGAATTACGGCATTCGGCCCATCACCACGCCGGACGAGGACCTCGCGGCTATCCTCGGATAA
- a CDS encoding ABC transporter ATP-binding protein, with product MGDNTIIRVDHLTAGYGDTVILDDVSFDVRPGEVFVVLGGSGCGKSTLLKHVIGLRPPLSGQVLIGGDDIVSATGPQRRAILRRFGVTYQSGALFGSMTLLENIRLPLEEFTDLPDAAMNLMARMKLSLVGLSGFEEHMPSELSGGMRKRAALARAMALDPSILFLDEPSAGLDPVTSAGLDRLILDLRDGLGMTFVVVTHELPSIYTIADRVIMLDKRTRGIVAEGRPADLRDHSDNPWVRQFFNREAENESR from the coding sequence ATGGGCGACAACACGATCATCCGGGTGGACCACCTCACGGCCGGGTACGGCGACACCGTCATCCTCGACGACGTCAGTTTCGACGTGCGCCCCGGCGAGGTCTTCGTGGTGCTCGGCGGCTCCGGCTGCGGCAAGTCCACGCTACTCAAACACGTGATCGGCCTGCGTCCGCCGCTTTCGGGGCAGGTGCTCATCGGCGGGGACGACATCGTCTCCGCCACGGGTCCGCAACGCAGGGCCATCCTGCGCCGCTTCGGGGTGACCTACCAGTCCGGCGCGCTCTTCGGCTCCATGACGCTTCTGGAGAACATACGCCTGCCGCTGGAGGAATTCACCGACCTGCCGGACGCGGCCATGAACCTCATGGCGCGCATGAAGCTATCGCTGGTGGGCCTTTCCGGCTTCGAGGAGCACATGCCCTCGGAACTATCGGGCGGCATGCGCAAGCGCGCGGCGCTAGCGCGGGCCATGGCGCTGGACCCGTCCATCCTCTTTCTCGACGAACCATCGGCCGGGCTGGACCCCGTGACCTCGGCCGGGCTGGACCGACTGATCCTCGACCTGCGCGACGGCCTCGGCATGACCTTCGTGGTCGTCACGCACGAATTGCCAAGCATTTACACCATCGCGGACCGGGTGATAATGCTGGACAAACGTACGCGGGGCATCGTGGCCGAGGGACGCCCCGCCGACCTGCGCGACCATTCGGATAATCCGTGGGTCCGCCAGTTCTTCAACCGCGAAGCGGAAAACGAGTCACGATGA
- a CDS encoding efflux RND transporter periplasmic adaptor subunit — translation MQFSRRMLALPVAALGIVLFVALVRTKSGPKRLDVDERARAVRVITAPEVALVPRVVGYGSVRPAQVWEAVAEVGGRVVEMHPSLKRGAILPAGAVLLRIDQTEYRLKVAAAEAEVQSALARLRELEQKKINTERLFAVESESLTLGEAELQRRQRLLETGTISRSEYDREERSWLAQRNAVQGYRSTLDLIPAERRQLSAALDAARSRLEDARLDLGRTVITAPFECRIGEVGVELSQYAKVGQTVAVADSIGASEVSAQVPIAAFLRLVRPGPVPLVRNGDIDMDDIRRAIGVDGVVRLNLPSGPVEWKARLSRLSDSIDPKTRTVGVIVVVDDSYFSARPGERPPLVKNMYCEVELRGRPHSATVVLPRSAVREGRVRVVGADLRLETREVAVDAVQGDLVALRSGVQPGERVVATDVIPAIEGMLLEPVDDAELLAHVIREASGGAGTP, via the coding sequence ATGCAATTCTCTCGCAGAATGTTGGCCCTGCCCGTGGCGGCACTCGGCATCGTGCTGTTCGTCGCGCTGGTGAGGACGAAGTCCGGTCCCAAGCGGCTGGATGTGGACGAACGCGCTCGTGCCGTGCGGGTGATCACCGCGCCGGAGGTGGCCCTCGTGCCGCGTGTCGTTGGCTATGGCAGCGTGCGGCCAGCGCAGGTGTGGGAGGCCGTGGCCGAGGTGGGCGGGCGCGTCGTGGAGATGCATCCGAGCCTCAAGCGCGGGGCCATCCTGCCCGCCGGAGCGGTGCTTCTGCGCATCGACCAGACCGAATACCGACTGAAAGTGGCCGCCGCCGAGGCCGAGGTGCAGAGCGCGCTGGCCCGGCTGCGCGAGCTTGAGCAGAAGAAGATCAACACCGAGCGGCTGTTCGCCGTGGAGAGCGAATCCCTGACCCTTGGCGAGGCCGAGTTGCAGCGCCGCCAGCGGCTCTTGGAGACCGGAACCATCTCCCGCTCCGAGTATGATCGCGAGGAGCGCAGTTGGCTGGCCCAGCGAAACGCGGTGCAGGGTTACCGCAGCACGCTTGATCTCATCCCCGCCGAACGCCGCCAGTTGTCCGCCGCCCTCGACGCGGCGCGCTCCCGCCTGGAGGATGCGCGGCTCGATCTCGGGCGGACGGTCATCACCGCGCCCTTCGAGTGCCGCATCGGCGAGGTGGGCGTGGAACTGTCGCAGTATGCAAAGGTCGGGCAGACCGTGGCCGTTGCCGATTCCATCGGGGCCTCGGAAGTGTCGGCGCAGGTGCCCATCGCCGCGTTTCTGCGTCTGGTGCGCCCCGGACCCGTGCCCCTCGTGCGTAACGGCGACATCGACATGGACGACATCCGCCGTGCCATCGGCGTGGACGGCGTGGTGCGCTTGAATCTTCCCTCCGGCCCCGTGGAGTGGAAGGCCCGGCTGTCGCGCCTGTCCGATTCCATCGACCCGAAGACCCGCACCGTTGGCGTCATCGTCGTCGTGGACGATAGTTATTTCTCCGCTCGTCCGGGCGAGCGTCCGCCGTTGGTCAAGAACATGTATTGCGAGGTTGAGTTGCGTGGGCGTCCGCATTCGGCGACCGTGGTGCTGCCGCGCTCCGCCGTGCGCGAGGGGCGGGTGCGGGTGGTTGGCGCGGATTTACGCCTTGAAACGCGTGAGGTGGCGGTGGATGCCGTGCAGGGGGATCTGGTGGCCCTGCGTTCCGGTGTGCAGCCGGGCGAGCGTGTGGTGGCCACGGACGTGATACCGGCCATAGAGGGCATGCTGCTCGAACCCGTGGATGACGCGGAGCTGCTGGCCCACGTCATCCGAGAGGCTTCCGGGGGGGCGGGCACGCCATGA
- a CDS encoding Crp/Fnr family transcriptional regulator: MEKIEFMATLPLFKGLPDDHMRAVADIAVDTRLARGRSIFAEGDEADGFYVVFEGQVKIFKVSPEGREQIIHIYGPGETFAEVPVFEGGRFPASAETTAASRLLYFSREGLLRLIERDAGVALNMLAIMAAKLRRFTVKLENLTLREMPQRLAAYLLDLSERSASASELELDIAKGHLASLLGTAQETLSRVLRRMSDAGIIAVDGRRIVLVRIERLEALASGEERL, from the coding sequence ATGGAAAAGATCGAATTCATGGCAACGCTGCCCCTGTTCAAGGGGCTTCCCGATGACCATATGCGGGCCGTGGCCGACATCGCCGTGGACACGCGTCTTGCGCGCGGGCGGAGCATCTTCGCCGAGGGTGACGAGGCCGACGGCTTCTATGTGGTCTTCGAGGGGCAGGTGAAGATATTCAAGGTCTCCCCCGAGGGGCGGGAGCAGATCATCCACATCTACGGACCCGGCGAGACCTTCGCCGAGGTGCCGGTGTTCGAGGGTGGACGCTTTCCGGCCAGCGCGGAGACCACGGCGGCATCGCGTCTGCTGTATTTTTCGCGCGAGGGGCTGTTGCGGCTCATCGAGCGGGACGCCGGAGTCGCCCTGAACATGCTGGCCATCATGGCCGCGAAGCTGCGGCGTTTTACGGTGAAGCTCGAAAATCTCACCCTGCGCGAGATGCCCCAGCGTCTCGCCGCCTATCTGCTCGATCTGTCCGAACGCAGCGCCTCGGCGAGCGAATTGGAACTGGACATTGCCAAGGGACATCTGGCAAGCCTGCTCGGCACCGCGCAGGAGACGCTCTCGCGCGTGCTACGGCGCATGAGCGATGCGGGAATCATCGCCGTGGACGGCCGTCGTATCGTGCTGGTGCGCATTGAACGCCTTGAGGCACTGGCCTCGGGCGAGGAACGCTTGTGA
- a CDS encoding efflux RND transporter permease subunit, with amino-acid sequence MRWLNAVIAFFAEHPTAANLLMGIFLFMGALTVSDLRRETFPDFTAPEVEVSVVYPGATAEEVENAICQRVEDAVDGVTGVYEVRSEAREGLGRVVVEMVEGGDMPQFIDDVRTEVEAIDDFPDEAEDPVIKQLGRTDPVVSVAVTGPMPVSDLKLYCEDLKDRMQLLPQVSQIDILGFSDHQLRISIPAAVLMQHGLSADDVARRIAARSVDLPAGSVETRDADVLVRFGDERRGVRELEDLTIFSGATGAELRLGDIARITDTFELDEQKIVFDGMRAGMLQINKTKGEDALRIMDAVSSFLERERLAAPPTVHFTLTRNVSKIVRDRLQMLVINGFEGLALVFLTMWLFFAFRFSFWVSMGLPVSFLGAAFALDGLGLSLNMISMVGLLMATGLLMDDAIVIAENVAAHMAAGKSARLAAVDGTAEVVRGVFSSFATTVLIFGTIALLIRGDIGKVLWVMPVVLIITLGVSLVEAFFILPHHLAHSLCGHEHDTRSRFREGFDALFVRLREEGLGRAVDWAVRWRYAWVAAVFATFLLSIGMIAGGRLKVRAFPEIDGDVLEARVLMPQGTPLAQTEAVAGRVEQALSRVNDALRDRQPDGRDLVEHVNVQYSVNNDSGEQGPHLVTVSADLLSAEERDGTIDEISELWRGEVGTVPDAVSITYKEPALGPGGMAIDIRLQGPDLHRLSQASNELLGWLGGYDGVLDLMGDLRPGKPEIRVRLREGALALGIDAATVARQLRAAFHGLDAAEVQAGAESYAINVQFPAGDQDSLADLDGFHVTAADGTQVPLSVVATLEEGRGFARIARVDGVRTVTIRGDVDLRRANAREVVADTGEHFMPGLLERYPEIGLSLEGQARETKRTGGSLLRALGIGVFGIFVLLSFQFRSYIEPVVVISAIPLAFIGVVWGHLLMGQELAMPSIMGFVSLAGVVVNDSILLVEFIKIRMADGQRASEAARVASRGRFRAVVLTSMTTIMGLVPLLLERSLQAQILIPLCISIVFGLLASTVLVLLVVPALYAILADLGLTNGDSPP; translated from the coding sequence ATGAGGTGGCTTAACGCGGTCATAGCCTTCTTCGCGGAGCATCCCACGGCGGCGAATCTGCTGATGGGCATCTTCCTGTTCATGGGGGCGCTCACGGTTTCGGATCTGCGCCGTGAGACGTTTCCCGATTTCACCGCGCCCGAGGTGGAGGTGAGCGTGGTCTACCCCGGAGCCACGGCCGAAGAGGTGGAAAATGCCATTTGCCAACGCGTGGAGGACGCCGTTGATGGCGTGACCGGCGTGTACGAGGTGCGCAGCGAGGCACGCGAAGGTCTGGGCCGCGTGGTGGTGGAAATGGTGGAAGGCGGCGACATGCCGCAGTTCATCGACGACGTGCGTACCGAGGTGGAGGCCATCGACGACTTTCCCGACGAGGCGGAGGACCCGGTCATCAAGCAGCTCGGGCGTACGGACCCCGTGGTGTCCGTGGCCGTCACCGGGCCGATGCCGGTTTCCGATCTCAAGCTCTACTGCGAGGACCTGAAGGACCGCATGCAGCTTTTGCCGCAGGTCTCGCAGATCGACATCCTCGGCTTCTCCGATCATCAGTTGCGCATATCCATTCCCGCAGCCGTACTCATGCAGCATGGGCTGTCGGCGGACGACGTGGCGCGGCGCATCGCCGCCCGCAGCGTGGACCTGCCCGCCGGAAGCGTCGAGACGCGCGACGCCGACGTCCTGGTCCGCTTCGGGGACGAGCGCCGCGGCGTGCGCGAACTGGAGGACCTGACCATCTTCTCCGGTGCCACGGGTGCGGAACTGCGCCTTGGCGACATCGCCCGCATCACGGACACCTTCGAGCTGGACGAGCAGAAGATCGTCTTCGACGGCATGCGCGCCGGGATGCTCCAGATCAACAAGACCAAGGGCGAGGACGCGCTGCGCATCATGGACGCCGTGTCATCGTTTTTGGAACGCGAGCGGCTCGCCGCGCCGCCCACGGTGCATTTCACCCTCACGCGAAACGTCTCGAAGATCGTGCGCGATCGGTTGCAGATGCTGGTGATCAACGGCTTCGAGGGTCTCGCCCTCGTGTTCCTGACCATGTGGCTCTTCTTCGCCTTCCGCTTCTCGTTCTGGGTGTCCATGGGGCTTCCCGTGTCCTTCCTCGGGGCGGCCTTCGCGCTGGACGGGCTAGGGCTGTCGCTGAACATGATCTCCATGGTAGGCCTGCTCATGGCCACCGGTCTGCTCATGGACGACGCCATCGTCATCGCCGAGAACGTGGCCGCGCACATGGCGGCGGGCAAGTCCGCGCGGCTGGCGGCCGTGGACGGAACGGCGGAGGTGGTGCGCGGCGTGTTCTCGTCCTTCGCGACCACGGTGCTCATCTTCGGGACCATCGCGCTGCTCATCCGGGGCGACATCGGCAAGGTGCTGTGGGTCATGCCGGTGGTGCTCATCATCACTCTCGGTGTGAGCCTCGTGGAAGCCTTCTTCATCCTGCCGCACCATCTGGCGCATTCTCTGTGCGGGCACGAGCACGACACGCGCTCGCGCTTTCGCGAGGGCTTCGACGCGCTGTTTGTCCGTCTGCGCGAGGAGGGCCTTGGCCGCGCCGTGGATTGGGCCGTGCGCTGGCGCTATGCGTGGGTGGCGGCGGTGTTTGCGACGTTTTTGCTTTCCATAGGGATGATCGCCGGAGGGCGGCTCAAGGTGCGGGCCTTTCCCGAGATAGACGGCGACGTGCTCGAAGCCCGCGTGCTTATGCCGCAGGGAACACCGCTGGCGCAGACCGAGGCCGTGGCCGGGCGCGTGGAGCAGGCGCTTTCGCGCGTCAACGACGCCCTGCGTGATCGACAGCCCGATGGGCGCGACCTCGTCGAGCACGTGAACGTCCAGTATTCCGTCAACAACGACTCCGGCGAACAGGGACCGCACCTCGTCACGGTGAGCGCGGACCTGCTCTCCGCCGAGGAGCGCGACGGAACCATCGACGAGATTTCGGAGCTGTGGCGCGGGGAGGTCGGCACCGTGCCCGATGCCGTGTCCATCACCTACAAGGAACCAGCCCTCGGTCCCGGCGGCATGGCCATCGACATCCGGCTTCAGGGACCGGACCTGCATCGCCTGTCGCAGGCCTCGAACGAACTGCTCGGTTGGCTTGGCGGCTATGACGGCGTGTTGGACCTCATGGGCGACCTGCGGCCGGGCAAGCCGGAAATCCGCGTGCGCCTGCGCGAGGGGGCGCTGGCTCTGGGCATCGACGCGGCAACCGTGGCTCGGCAGTTGCGGGCGGCCTTTCATGGCCTCGACGCCGCAGAGGTGCAGGCCGGAGCGGAAAGCTACGCGATCAACGTCCAGTTCCCGGCTGGCGATCAGGATAGCCTGGCCGACCTCGACGGGTTCCATGTTACCGCCGCCGACGGCACGCAGGTGCCGCTGTCGGTGGTGGCCACGCTTGAGGAGGGCAGGGGCTTCGCGCGCATCGCGCGGGTGGACGGGGTGCGCACGGTCACCATCCGGGGCGATGTGGATCTGCGCCGGGCCAACGCCCGCGAGGTTGTGGCCGACACGGGGGAGCACTTCATGCCTGGGCTGCTGGAACGCTATCCCGAAATCGGTCTGAGCCTCGAAGGACAGGCGCGGGAGACGAAGCGTACCGGCGGCTCGCTCCTGCGCGCGCTCGGTATCGGCGTCTTCGGCATATTCGTGCTGCTGTCGTTCCAGTTCCGCAGCTACATTGAGCCGGTGGTGGTCATTTCGGCCATCCCGCTGGCCTTCATCGGCGTGGTGTGGGGGCATCTGCTCATGGGGCAGGAGTTGGCCATGCCGAGCATCATGGGCTTCGTGTCGCTGGCGGGCGTGGTGGTCAACGATTCCATCCTGCTGGTGGAATTCATCAAGATACGCATGGCGGATGGTCAGCGTGCCTCCGAGGCCGCGCGGGTCGCCAGCCGGGGGCGGTTCCGCGCCGTGGTGCTGACCTCCATGACCACCATCATGGGCCTTGTGCCGCTACTCCTCGAACGGAGCCTTCAGGCGCAGATTCTCATTCCGCTGTGCATCAGCATCGTGTTCGGGCTGTTGGCGTCCACGGTGCTCGTGCTGCTCGTAGTGCCCGCGCTGTACGCCATTCTCGCCGATCTCGGGCTGACGAACGGCGACTCTCCGCCCTGA
- a CDS encoding TetR/AcrR family transcriptional regulator has protein sequence MNDQATRERILEVAGEKFQRHGLRRVTMDDIAREMRMSKKTLYKYFGGKEELVREHVERTLWARLDEVFHAMEDGESVRGCFGNVYRCILRMSSAVTRVFMVDLKAEYPQLWERIHIRRSQGLRRYAQLIARGVARGEVRSQIDPDIATEIIQCVINTYMVPETFERGVDPGDMARTWFTMLTSGLFIEPLDLAGIDSKD, from the coding sequence ATGAACGATCAGGCGACACGGGAGCGCATCCTTGAGGTCGCGGGCGAGAAGTTCCAGCGCCACGGCCTGCGCCGGGTGACCATGGACGACATCGCCCGCGAGATGCGCATGAGCAAGAAGACGCTCTATAAGTATTTTGGCGGCAAGGAGGAACTGGTGCGCGAACACGTGGAGCGCACCCTGTGGGCGCGTCTGGACGAGGTGTTCCACGCCATGGAGGACGGGGAGAGCGTGCGCGGTTGCTTCGGCAATGTCTACCGCTGCATCCTGCGGATGTCCTCGGCGGTGACGCGCGTGTTCATGGTCGATCTCAAGGCGGAGTATCCCCAACTGTGGGAGCGCATTCACATCCGCCGTTCGCAGGGGCTTCGCAGATATGCGCAGCTCATCGCCCGTGGTGTGGCGCGCGGAGAGGTCCGCTCCCAGATAGACCCGGACATCGCCACCGAGATCATCCAGTGCGTCATCAATACCTATATGGTGCCCGAAACCTTCGAGCGCGGCGTCGATCCCGGCGATATGGCCCGAACATGGTTTACGATGTTGACCAGTGGGCTGTTTATCGAGCCGCTCGATCTGGCGGGCATCGACTCCAAGGATTAG